The DNA sequence ccccactccccctttacagggggggcgagggaagggttcggagccacaacgggcacagccggggagcccagggtgcgggacgctcttcccgcaccccaaccggagccccgctttgcggtggcggggctcctaacccccgggatggactgggcgcttcgcagccgaagcagcccacgaccacccgcaatggcgtcgccgccggaagtagatctccacatttccacatcagttgctGTTTCTTTCCCGGAGCCCTCATGAAAACtaatcagcattttggtgtgaatttcttgCAATAtaagtgcaattgtgcggtagttggagcattctttggcactgcccttctttgggattgggatgtagactgatcttctccaatcctctggccactgctgagttttccaaacttgctggcatattgagtgtagcaccttaacagcatcatcttttaaaattttaaatagttcagctggaatatcatcacttccactggccttgttgttagcaaggctttctaggGCCTATTTggcttcactctccaggatgtctggctcaaggtcagcaaccacactacctggtgTGTATgaaacctccatatctttctggtataattcctctgtgtattcttgccacctcttcttgatgtcttctgcttctgttaggtccatCCCACTTTTGtcttttattatggtaatctttggatgaaatgttcctttcatatctccaattttcttgaacagatctctggttttccccattctgttgttttcctctatttctttgcattgctcatttagaaagaccctcttgtctctccttgctattctttggaaatctgcattcagtttcctgtatcttccatgatctctcccccgctatttgtaaggcctcattggacagccactttgctttcttgcatttccttttcaatgggatggttttcattgctgcctcctgtataatgttacgagcctccatccatagttcttcaggcactctatccaccaaatctaaatccttaaacctgttcttcacttccactgtgtattcataagggatttgatttagattgaatctaactggcccagtggtttttcctactttcttcagtttaagctggaattttgctataagaagctgatggtctgagccacagtcagctccaggtcttgtttttgctgagtgtatagagcttctccatctttggctgcagagaatataatcaatctgatttcgatgctgcccatctggtgatgtccatgtgtagagtcgtctcttgtgttgttggaaaagagtgtttgtgattaccagcttgttctcttgacagaactctgttagcctttgccctgcttcgttttgaactccaaggccaaacttgccagttgttccttttatctcttgactccctactttagcattccaatcccctataatgagaagaacatccttctttgctgtcatttctataagatgttgtaagtcttcatagaactggtcaatttcagtttcttcagcaccggtagttggtgcataaacttggattgctgtgatgttaaaaggtctgccttggattcgtattgagatcattctatcatttttgagattgcatcccagtactgcttttgccactcttttgttgattatgagggccactccatttcttttacaggattcttgcccacagtagtagatatgatagtcatccgaactgaattcgcccattcccgtccattttagttcactgatgcccaggatgtcaatgtttattctcgccttctcatttttgaccacatccagcttaccaaggttcatggttctcacattccaggttcctatgcaatatttttctttacagcattggactttcctttcgcttccaggcatatccgcaactgagcgacctttcggctttgccCCAgacgcttcatcagctctgaatctacttgtacttgtcctccgctcttcctcagtagcatgttggacgccttccaacctgaggggctcatcttccagcgtcataacttttatatgcctgttgtctttgtccatggagttttcttggcagggatactggagtggcttgccagttccttctccaggtggatcacatttagtctaaactctccgctatgacctgtccatcttgggtggccctgcatggcatagctcatagcttccctgagttattcaagcccctttgccacaacaaggcagtgatccatgaaggagaggcagtgatccatgaaggagaggcagtgatccatgaaggagaaaacTATTTGGAACTTAAATTTGAAATTCTTCCCTTAGTATAAGAACCTAGTATGAAATTAAGACAGAATATCTATGGGTATGTCGTCTTTAACTTCCCCATTTTATAATGAATTTATAAATCCAGAATAAATGGTAAATACTTCAAGCAATGGGAAAATACTGGTTTAGAAAGCATAAAGACATTGTTGCGAGGTTTTCATTCTGACAATAGAGGAGGTTGTGAGTGCTATGAAAGGAAGGAGACCTCCACTCTTCCAATACAGTATTTCAAATTAGAGGTGTGATCTCCTCTCTGATACAAAAACACGGGGAAGTCAGGAAAGAGAACAATTGTGAAACTATATTATCTCTTAGTTGGATAAAGATGTAACTTCAAGACTGAATTTCAATTATAAGACTGGTTAAACTTGGGATTGGAATCAGATAGAGAAAACAGGTGTGAGATTTGGATCAAAGAATAACCAGGAAACAATGGAACTGCATTTGGAATATCTTTTAATTTCAGCATACGTAAAAGagaaccaatggtccatctagccagtgctggatttacgtataagctaaacaagctatagcttagggaccctctcttgggggccccaaaaaaattaaaaggaaaaaaaactggatgtacatttctaaaatataagataaaaaacaaataaaataaaacctacacacagcaacagtatttttgttttgttgtgttttgttttgtgtaggctcctgtgatgtaagtaatgggccccgcctgctagcctgctccctaaaatatcactggtttgctaatttctatatatagggtccCTACattcggtaaaggtaaagggacccctgaccatcaggtccagtcgtgtccgactctggggttacggtgctcatcttgctctataggccaagggagggggcgtttgtccacagacagcttccgggtcatgtggccagcataacaaagccgcttctggcgaaccagagcagcgcatggaaacaccgtttaccttcccgccggagcggtacctatttatctacttgcactttgatgtgcttttgaactgctaggtgggcaggagctgggaccgagcaacgggagctcatcctgtggcagggattcgaaccggcgaccttctgatcagcaagccctagactctgtggccacagcaccacctgggtcacGTGCCTACAttatgcatgtgcaaatggctttagatacctattaggtccataaactaccaatatagcatatattcagcacaaaaacagcgacaatttgttgttgactaaggacagctggacatataaagggccccattaccagtagcttagagcctcatcaaacctaaatccggccctgcatctagtccagcatcctgttttcgctATGGCTGAAGAGTTGCCTgcgtgggaaaccagcaagcaggtttCAATCACAAAAGCCCTCATCCCCTCCAGTGGCTTCCTGCAGCTgtggtgctttgttgttgttgttgttgtttagtcgttcagtcctgtccgactcttcatgacgccatggaccagagcacgccaggcactcctgtcttccactgcctctcgcagtttgttcagactcatgttggtagcttcaagaacactgtccaaccatctcatcctctgtcgtccccttctccttgtgccctccatctttcccaacatcagggtcttttccagggagtcttctcttctcatgaggtggccaaagtactggagcctccgtTCCACATTTGCAAGAACTCTGATCTTTTAGCGTGGCGgcccctgccctttggaactccctccctattGAGATCCAGAAGGCACCTTCACCACACTactttcggtgcctgctaaaagcattcccGTTTAGGCAATGCGCTTAGGAAGGCATATtttaagagctggaagggaccccgaaggtcatctcgcccaaacccctgcaatgcaggaatctcaactaaagcactcatgcaacctctgcttaaaaacctccaaggagctctgtgGAGggcagactacagctcccagcattctttCAATGGGTGGGGTGTGTGCTATGAATGTATGGCGTGTGTAACAGCCCAAGTTGAGAGTGTTTTGGAAGGCAGAAATCCCGAAAAACagtgagagagaggtgggaatAATACTGTCTCCTAATGCTTCCTGTCCACAAAAGAATGAGGCACATTGTTAATTCTGCTGTACAAGATTGTATtctgtatatgtatataaattaaatgtgtgtgtgtatatatatatatatatatatgaatgatttcATGTAAATAATGGGGAAATCTATATTCAGAGTTCTATTTTAACTTTTATTCAAAAAGGGAGCAAAAGAAAACTTTTTACTCGAAGCGTTGTAAACCAGATTGTTGTTAAGtcattcaaaagggggggggaacctccaaGGAGAGTCTACAACTTCCCGAGACCatgccactgccgaacagctcttaatgtAGGAAAATAAGTCGACGAGGTCATTTTAATCTGCGTTAGAATGTTAACTTTGGCgtgttttaaagcagggttgtaGATTTTTGGTTTCTTTGTAATTCGCTTTGAGGGTGACTGTGTGTTTACGATGAAGCGGTGTATAAATTATATGATATTAAGTGCGTGCGGCCGTGCGTCTTTGGACACACAACCACCGCCCAACCGTGAgctctcccttccctttctccccgCCACCCCTTTAGAGCTTCCCACACTTCGCTGGCGCTGAGGGAAATGCGCTCTGCACCAGGCGAGCGGCCCCTTTTACAGCCTCTCCTCAGCTCAAAACTTTTCGACGGTTGGGCTCGCGGAGGGAAGGAGAAGACGGCGAGGCGGAGGCGAGGGGGGATTGGAGGAGAGAAGAGGACGGCTCGCGCCAGCCTTCAGCCGGCAGCACGCATGCGCTAcgtgctgctgctttttttacCTCTAAACATAAAGCGAAGCCCTGCTATGGCACGTGATCCGTCGGTGTCATGTGACCAGCTCAaaggtggagacgcttcttcctGATAGAAAGGTTGAGTTTGGATTTTTTCGAGGGGGGTGGGTTGTATGCCGTAGCTGCAGTTTTGTGTGCATTTACTTCAGGATAAAGCTCCCTTGGGAGTTAGTGgcgcttacttccgagtaggcatCCATTGGGTCAGGCTGTGAGAGAAAaaatggaggggagaggagggtgggggggtgttGCGGCTGGTTCTGCAAGGGGGTCGCACGTTTGCTTGAGCTGGGGTGGCAACGCATCCAGTTTAAAGACTCTTGCATTTtctggggctggactagatgacccttgggttcctttccaactctacagttctctgattctatgaagtgAGGGGGGCATTGACGTTTCCTATCTGAATTTAGCACCTGAAGTACACACTGAGCAGCTACACAGGTAGCCTTGCCACAGTCTTTCtcgctgttattattattattattattgatttcgTCAGTTGCTTTATTGTGCCCAAGGCAACGCAGAGCAACTTAAAACTATTTAAGCGAGACATATAGTATCTCACCGCTGCGGTGAGATGCATTTCCATTTAAGTTACAGTAGGCTTTTATAAGCAAAcagtttaataaatataaattagcAAATGCTACACAAATCTCGTTTGTGGTGGTGTGTTAAAAGTAACAACCCTGGGGTAACCCGTGTGAGAAGATTGGATAATGGTATGCTATCTGGCTGCTGGCATTGTGAGTGTGGAGGGGATGGAGGAATTTTCTGGGCAAACTTCCAGGAGCCACATTTCCATGGTGGGAAGAGTGAAAGTGAGAGGCATAATCAGAGTTTGAGGACAccttccagccagacaaaaggaAGATGTGAAGCTGTGAtgtgagaggcttggaggggCACATTTGCATCTCAGAGTCCTAGGTTCGAGGTTTCTCACCTCTGTCTCCAACAGTGATTAGACAGCTGTCCCTGAGAAGATAACAAAGAGGGGATGATGGAGGGAGCCCCCCCCTTTTATGTTTTCTCATCTGTCAGTACATAGATGGAACTGGTCTCTGGATATGGAGGATTCGTGGAGCAGTTCCCGGATTTtttgtatgcccccccccccaccaacagcACTGTCTGTACATCCTATTCTTAATTACTGCTCCATAATAGGATATATGGTAATCAATTGGGGTTATCCTGGTATGTTTATCTCCGTCACAAATTCTCAAAATTGaagttgcttttgtttctttaggTAATGCAAAAATGACCACCCAGAGATACAAAACTGTTGTTCAGGGAGAAGCCTCAGAGACTGATTCAGAGGAAGAGGTTTATCTGTCCTCCATACCCCAGGCTTCATGTCCCAACCTTTCTGGTGTAAAAATTGCTGGGGAGGCCTCTGAAACAGATGAGGAGGAAGATGCAAGCCCCTGTAGGCCAAAAGCAGAGCCTAAATTGATCAGCACGGACTTGCCTCCACTGATTGTTTTCAGGAATGAGGATCTGGGGTCCCCCACAGCGGTTGAAGAGAAGCCTGCCCTTCGTATCAGACACCGCGGCCGCTATAGCACTTTGCTACAGCAGAAGCTGATTGAGAGTAATGCCCGCTTGTACTACGATGTCAGCAGCACCGTCAAGCAAGTGTACCAGACTGCTATCAAGGAGATTGGGGCCATAACTGGACAGCTCAGTAACTCCCAAAATGGCATCATCAGTGCATCACACAACATCCGGCTTGTCCTGGAGGACTTGCGTGCTGTTGCAGAAAAGATTGACATCATCACCAGCTGCAACCTGCTTCCTGATATCCAGATAGAGCTACCTCCAGTAAACAATTAGCTGGTTCTAGAACAATAAGAGGCCAATTAACTGCTATTTGCAGACAGTtaaaggtggagagagagagagagagagagagagagagactgctgcaACCCTGGCCATAAGGTGCAATAAGAAACTGGAATAGAAGCTTTTGACTCAAAACTTTTGATGCCTAGTGTTTCAATCACA is a window from the Lacerta agilis isolate rLacAgi1 chromosome 8, rLacAgi1.pri, whole genome shotgun sequence genome containing:
- the BLOC1S3 gene encoding biogenesis of lysosome-related organelles complex 1 subunit 3, giving the protein MTTQRYKTVVQGEASETDSEEEVYLSSIPQASCPNLSGVKIAGEASETDEEEDASPCRPKAEPKLISTDLPPLIVFRNEDLGSPTAVEEKPALRIRHRGRYSTLLQQKLIESNARLYYDVSSTVKQVYQTAIKEIGAITGQLSNSQNGIISASHNIRLVLEDLRAVAEKIDIITSCNLLPDIQIELPPVNN